One genomic region from Methanobrevibacter olleyae encodes:
- a CDS encoding aldo/keto reductase, translating into MSDNVIFGFGAMRLDLEDENNPSSINFDDFTEMIDYYMNQGFNYFDTSYAYHEGASEEGLKLGLVERYPRESFKIADKIPTWLLKSEEDNEKYVNIMLERLGIDYFDLLLIHNINEAFFKIAENCKSFDYIKKAKEEGVACKIGISYHDKSKLLKEILEKYGDIIDVVQLQLNYLDWESNLTESRKNYEICEKYGIDVVVMEPIKGGTLFNLPDNIKEKFKNNNMSLVEAALRFAGSPKNVKVVLSGMGNIEQMKENCEVFKPFKPLNEEESRFVLEISNEIKELIAIDCSYCGYCLKECPIGIPIPDYFELYNSEKMFSLPSLHAIYGTTSATNPPASECSECESCMEICTQKLNIPDLLKDVVDCFENSGK; encoded by the coding sequence ATGTCAGACAATGTTATATTTGGATTTGGAGCTATGAGATTAGACTTAGAAGATGAAAATAATCCAAGCTCAATAAATTTTGATGATTTTACAGAAATGATTGACTATTATATGAATCAAGGCTTTAACTACTTTGATACATCCTACGCATATCACGAAGGAGCATCAGAAGAGGGGCTAAAACTCGGACTTGTAGAACGATACCCTCGTGAATCATTTAAAATAGCTGATAAAATACCTACATGGTTATTAAAAAGTGAAGAAGACAATGAAAAATATGTAAACATCATGCTTGAAAGACTTGGTATAGATTATTTTGACCTATTATTAATACATAATATTAATGAAGCTTTCTTTAAAATAGCTGAAAATTGTAAAAGTTTTGACTATATTAAAAAAGCAAAAGAAGAAGGAGTAGCTTGTAAAATTGGAATCAGTTATCACGATAAATCCAAGCTACTTAAGGAGATTCTTGAAAAATATGGAGATATAATTGATGTTGTTCAATTACAATTAAACTACCTTGACTGGGAAAGTAATTTAACTGAATCAAGAAAAAACTATGAGATTTGTGAAAAATACGGCATTGATGTAGTTGTTATGGAACCTATAAAAGGTGGAACCTTATTTAATTTACCAGATAATATTAAAGAAAAGTTCAAAAACAATAATATGAGCTTAGTTGAAGCTGCTTTAAGATTTGCAGGAAGTCCTAAAAATGTTAAGGTAGTTTTAAGTGGAATGGGTAATATTGAACAGATGAAAGAAAACTGTGAAGTCTTTAAACCATTTAAACCATTGAATGAAGAAGAAAGCAGGTTTGTTTTAGAAATATCCAATGAAATTAAAGAACTTATTGCAATTGATTGTAGTTACTGTGGATATTGTTTAAAAGAATGTCCTATAGGCATTCCAATTCCGGATTACTTTGAATTGTATAATAGTGAAAAAATGTTTTCTCTTCCATCATTACATGCAATTTATGGAACAACATCCGCAACAAATCCTCCAGCATCTGAATGTAGTGAATGTGAATCTTGTATGGAAATCTGTACTCAAAAATTAAATATTCCAGATTTATTAAAAGATGTTGTTGATTGTTTTGAGAATTCTGGAAAATAA
- a CDS encoding winged helix-turn-helix transcriptional regulator: MVEEKAKKCPVELAMGLINKKWVIQLLRDMFFGVSRFNEFKEDKPNLSNKVLSNCLKEMEYNGLIQRIVDDEDPLNIEYKLTEKGLALNKVIYELVMFSLTTDIDNEYYSEEDKTEIAKIFEKQLFG; encoded by the coding sequence ATGGTTGAAGAAAAAGCAAAGAAATGTCCGGTTGAATTGGCAATGGGATTAATTAATAAAAAATGGGTTATTCAATTATTAAGAGATATGTTTTTCGGTGTGTCTCGTTTTAATGAATTTAAAGAGGATAAACCTAATTTATCTAATAAAGTACTATCTAATTGCCTTAAAGAAATGGAATATAATGGCCTTATTCAAAGGATTGTTGATGATGAAGATCCTTTAAATATTGAATATAAATTAACTGAAAAAGGATTAGCTCTTAATAAAGTTATCTATGAACTTGTTATGTTTTCTTTAACTACTGATATTGATAATGAATATTACTCTGAGGAGGATAAAACAGAAATAGCAAAAATTTTTGAAAAACAACTTTTTGGATAA
- a CDS encoding flavodoxin, protein MKTLVTYFSASGVTKRVAEKIADAIDADIFEISPETPYSSADLDYTNKNSRSTIEMNDKSFRPPIKETIDISEYDIILIGFPVWWYTAPTIINTFIESCDMAGKTAIAFCTSGGTGIRACENDLKNAYPKINWKAGRRLYGRESDDEIKNWVNE, encoded by the coding sequence ATGAAAACTTTAGTAACTTATTTCTCTGCAAGTGGAGTAACAAAAAGAGTAGCAGAAAAAATAGCAGATGCAATTGATGCAGATATCTTTGAAATCTCACCTGAAACCCCTTATAGCTCTGCAGATTTAGATTATACAAATAAAAACAGTAGATCTACTATTGAAATGAATGATAAATCTTTTAGACCTCCAATTAAAGAAACTATTGATATATCCGAATATGATATTATATTGATTGGTTTTCCAGTATGGTGGTATACAGCCCCTACAATCATAAATACCTTTATTGAATCTTGTGATATGGCTGGAAAAACTGCTATTGCTTTCTGTACCTCTGGTGGAACTGGAATTAGAGCTTGTGAGAATGATTTAAAAAATGCATATCCTAAAATCAATTGGAAAGCAGGTAGAAGATTATATGGTAGAGAATCAGATGATGAAATTAAAAATTGGGTAAATGAATAA
- a CDS encoding NADP-dependent oxidoreductase: MKAAILKKYNKKGNDLEISDIPIPKIDKNEVLVKIKYAGVNPLDNMIIRKEVKLLIPYKLPLVMGNEFSGIVEEIGENVSEFNIGDRVYCRMPLDKIGAFTELTAVDKEAIAKIPDYLSFKEAACIPLTALTAMQSFELMNVKKDESIFISGGTGSLGAMAIPIAKSLGLKVITSGSAPNKERVMKLGVDEFFDYKKEDYSEKLTNIDYVLDTLGDEELEKEFKILKKGGTLVSLKGMPNERFAERMGLSTVKKLLFKILGRKYDNLAKKNQQTYHFIFVESNGKQLEKISKIFENNKLECSIDEIYDLVDVNKALKKVDNRGSKGKTLIKINGD, from the coding sequence ATGAAAGCAGCAATATTAAAAAAATATAATAAAAAAGGAAATGATTTAGAAATATCTGATATTCCAATACCTAAAATAGATAAAAATGAAGTTCTTGTTAAAATCAAATATGCTGGTGTTAACCCATTAGATAATATGATTATTCGTAAAGAAGTTAAATTACTTATTCCTTATAAATTGCCATTAGTTATGGGAAATGAGTTTTCAGGGATTGTTGAAGAAATTGGAGAAAATGTAAGTGAATTTAATATTGGAGATAGGGTTTACTGTAGAATGCCTTTAGATAAAATCGGTGCTTTTACTGAATTGACTGCAGTAGATAAAGAAGCTATTGCAAAAATACCTGATTATTTAAGCTTTAAAGAAGCTGCTTGTATTCCATTAACTGCTCTAACAGCTATGCAATCTTTTGAATTGATGAATGTCAAAAAAGATGAAAGTATTTTTATATCTGGAGGAACTGGAAGCCTTGGAGCAATGGCTATTCCAATAGCTAAAAGCTTAGGCCTTAAAGTAATTACAAGTGGAAGTGCTCCAAATAAAGAAAGAGTAATGAAATTAGGTGTTGATGAATTTTTCGATTATAAAAAAGAAGATTATTCAGAAAAATTAACTAATATTGATTATGTTTTAGATACTCTTGGAGATGAAGAATTAGAAAAAGAATTTAAAATTCTAAAAAAAGGTGGGACACTTGTTTCATTAAAAGGAATGCCTAACGAAAGATTTGCAGAACGTATGGGTTTATCTACTGTAAAGAAATTATTATTTAAAATATTAGGTAGAAAATATGATAATTTAGCTAAGAAAAATCAACAAACTTATCATTTTATATTTGTTGAATCAAATGGAAAACAATTAGAAAAAATCTCTAAAATATTTGAAAATAATAAGCTTGAATGTTCTATTGATGAAATCTATGACTTAGTAGATGTTAATAAAGCTCTTAAAAAAGTAGATAACAGAGGATCTAAAGGAAAAACTCTTATTAAAATTAATGGAGATTAA
- a CDS encoding zinc-binding dehydrogenase translates to MKAVVLERTCKAEDLKVSEVPIPEIVEDKVLIRVKGFGINRSEVILRDYEADESYIKLPRIPGIECVGEVINPSNSNFKKGDIVCCLMGGMGRTYDGSYAEYTLIPIKNTFKIQDESLEKLSLEKLISIPETYFTAFGSLFECLDLKKEDILLIRGGTSAAGLSAIQLAKSINATIIATSRSEKGIAKLKDLDVDYTIIDNGNISDEVLKITHNGVDKVLDFIGATSLKDSMNSLKFRGIICVTGVLGGEEYIKNFDPITYVPNGKYLTGFFSNYPSQEAIDELFKFIIDYNVETNISKIFTNLEDISKAHKLMESNKAQGKIIFKLEDL, encoded by the coding sequence ATGAAAGCAGTAGTCCTTGAAAGAACTTGTAAAGCAGAAGACTTAAAAGTAAGTGAAGTACCAATTCCAGAAATAGTTGAAGATAAAGTACTTATTAGAGTAAAAGGATTTGGTATAAATCGTTCTGAAGTTATTTTAAGAGATTATGAAGCTGATGAATCTTATATTAAACTTCCAAGAATTCCTGGAATTGAATGTGTTGGAGAGGTTATAAATCCATCTAATAGTAATTTTAAAAAAGGAGATATCGTTTGCTGTTTAATGGGAGGAATGGGTAGAACTTATGATGGAAGTTATGCAGAGTATACATTAATACCTATAAAGAACACTTTTAAAATACAGGATGAAAGTTTAGAAAAATTAAGTCTTGAAAAATTAATTTCAATCCCTGAAACCTATTTTACTGCATTTGGTTCATTATTTGAATGTTTAGATTTAAAAAAAGAAGATATTCTTTTAATTAGAGGAGGAACAAGTGCAGCAGGTTTAAGTGCCATTCAATTAGCTAAATCTATTAATGCCACTATCATTGCAACAAGTCGTAGCGAAAAAGGAATAGCTAAATTAAAAGATTTAGATGTGGATTATACTATTATAGATAATGGAAATATTAGTGATGAAGTTTTAAAAATCACCCACAATGGAGTAGATAAAGTACTAGATTTCATCGGTGCTACATCACTTAAAGACTCTATGAATTCATTAAAATTTAGAGGAATAATTTGTGTTACTGGTGTTTTAGGAGGAGAAGAATATATTAAAAACTTCGATCCAATTACTTATGTTCCTAATGGAAAATATCTTACAGGATTTTTCAGTAATTATCCAAGCCAAGAAGCAATAGATGAATTATTTAAATTTATTATAGATTATAATGTAGAAACTAATATTTCAAAAATTTTCACTAATTTAGAAGATATTTCTAAAGCACATAAACTTATGGAATCAAATAAAGCTCAAGGAAAAATTATTTTTAAATTAGAAGATTTATAA
- a CDS encoding 4Fe-4S binding protein gives MVRKEDCLKQIREVIDGILSTVDEEGNPQSRVIDIMLIDEETVYFLTARGKDVYKEIINHPQVSYLNLRANKSVRITGIAKKLDNQKEWIDKMFEENKYMNNVYPGDARYILEPFYIEKGEIEFFDLTQKPILREKFTIGNWEIKEKGFLISEECIECGTCQDLCPQKIIKEGSPFEIAQNHCLHCGLCYENCPSEAIHRIE, from the coding sequence ATGGTTAGAAAAGAAGATTGCTTAAAACAAATTAGAGAAGTTATTGATGGTATTCTAAGTACTGTTGATGAAGAGGGAAATCCACAAAGCAGAGTTATTGATATAATGCTTATTGATGAAGAAACCGTTTATTTCTTAACTGCACGTGGAAAAGATGTTTATAAAGAAATTATAAATCATCCCCAAGTTAGTTATCTTAATTTAAGAGCTAATAAATCTGTTCGCATTACTGGTATTGCTAAAAAATTAGATAATCAAAAAGAATGGATAGACAAAATGTTTGAGGAAAATAAATATATGAACAACGTTTATCCAGGTGATGCAAGATATATACTTGAACCATTTTATATTGAAAAAGGAGAAATAGAATTCTTCGATTTGACTCAAAAACCTATTTTAAGAGAAAAATTTACAATAGGAAACTGGGAAATAAAAGAAAAAGGATTTTTAATTAGTGAAGAGTGTATTGAATGTGGAACTTGTCAAGATTTATGTCCACAAAAAATTATAAAAGAAGGAAGTCCCTTTGAAATAGCTCAAAATCACTGCTTACATTGTGGCTTATGTTATGAAAACTGTCCTTCAGAAGCTATTCATAGAATTGAATAA
- the ribB gene encoding 3,4-dihydroxy-2-butanone-4-phosphate synthase — MNHEKRLKGSPKERVEIALEAIRNGKGVIVTDNEDRENEGDMIFSSEYLTEEQMALLIREGSGIVCLCLTPEKADALELPLMVENNTSTYGTGFTITIEAAEGVTTGVSAADRVKTVKAASAVDAKPGDLHHPGHVFPLRAREGGVLERDGHTEATIDLMKLAGLNPCGVLCEITLPNGTMARMPDVIKFSAEHDMPVVTIEDIIEYRKENNA; from the coding sequence ATGAATCATGAAAAACGTTTAAAAGGAAGTCCAAAAGAGAGAGTAGAAATTGCATTAGAAGCCATAAGAAATGGAAAGGGAGTTATTGTAACTGATAATGAAGATAGAGAAAATGAAGGAGATATGATTTTCTCATCTGAATATTTAACTGAAGAACAAATGGCACTCCTTATTCGTGAAGGAAGCGGGATTGTATGTTTATGTTTAACTCCTGAAAAGGCTGATGCATTAGAACTTCCTTTAATGGTAGAAAATAATACAAGTACTTATGGTACTGGATTTACAATAACAATTGAAGCTGCAGAGGGTGTAACTACCGGTGTATCTGCAGCAGACAGAGTAAAAACCGTAAAGGCAGCATCTGCAGTAGATGCAAAGCCAGGTGATTTACACCACCCAGGTCATGTATTCCCACTTAGAGCAAGAGAAGGTGGAGTACTTGAAAGAGATGGCCACACTGAAGCAACTATTGATTTAATGAAACTTGCAGGTCTTAATCCGTGTGGTGTATTATGTGAAATCACTTTACCTAATGGAACAATGGCAAGAATGCCTGATGTAATTAAATTCTCTGCAGAACATGACATGCCTGTTGTTACAATTGAAGATATTATTGAATATCGTAAAGAAAACAATGCATAA
- the acgM gene encoding radical SAM/SPASM domain protein, ACGX system: MTEFFPFQFHITDECDQRCKHCYIFSEENNKAIITMDYENIIKIFNNCYDMCERLERKTFFTITGGDPILHPYFWKILEFLKDNKTPFGILGNPFHLNENVCRDLKSYGCRFYQLSLDGLKDTHDYFRKEGSFYTTLEKIAPLKNAGIHANIMTTVSKTNINEIPGIIEKVVEYKADLFTFARYSPTSFEKSAQMTAQEYRDLLDTCFKLYEKYNNSGTNFSLKDHLWTLYLYEKGLFRIPENLDENIIYDGCNCGIGHLTILPNGDVFACRRMESKIGNALEESVYDIFTGPKIDYYRQYDKFEKCSKCELLRFCRGCPSISYGYTHNYYSPDPQCWKEI; the protein is encoded by the coding sequence ATGACAGAATTTTTCCCTTTTCAATTTCACATAACTGATGAATGTGATCAAAGATGTAAACATTGCTACATATTCTCAGAAGAAAACAATAAAGCAATCATTACAATGGATTATGAAAATATTATAAAAATCTTCAATAATTGTTATGATATGTGTGAAAGATTAGAAAGAAAAACTTTTTTTACAATAACTGGTGGAGACCCTATCTTACACCCATATTTTTGGAAAATTCTAGAATTTTTAAAAGATAATAAAACACCCTTTGGAATCTTAGGTAATCCATTTCACCTAAATGAAAATGTTTGTCGAGATTTAAAATCATATGGTTGTCGATTTTACCAATTATCTTTAGATGGGCTTAAAGATACACATGACTATTTTAGAAAGGAAGGGTCTTTTTATACAACACTTGAAAAAATAGCTCCACTAAAAAATGCAGGAATTCATGCAAATATCATGACAACTGTTTCTAAAACAAATATTAATGAAATACCTGGAATAATAGAAAAAGTTGTTGAATATAAAGCAGATTTATTTACATTTGCAAGGTACTCTCCAACAAGTTTTGAAAAAAGTGCTCAAATGACAGCACAAGAATATAGAGATCTATTAGATACTTGTTTTAAACTATATGAAAAATATAATAATAGTGGAACTAATTTTAGCCTAAAAGACCACTTATGGACACTTTACCTATATGAAAAAGGCCTATTTAGAATACCAGAAAATCTTGATGAAAATATTATCTATGATGGTTGTAACTGTGGAATAGGTCACTTAACAATTTTACCTAATGGTGACGTTTTTGCTTGTCGTAGAATGGAAAGTAAGATAGGAAATGCCCTTGAAGAAAGTGTTTATGATATCTTTACAGGGCCAAAAATCGATTACTACAGACAATACGATAAGTTTGAAAAATGTTCTAAATGTGAATTACTTAGATTCTGTAGAGGTTGTCCATCAATAAGTTATGGTTATACTCACAATTATTACTCTCCAGACCCACAATGCTGGAAAGAGATTTAA
- a CDS encoding MBL fold metallo-hydrolase, which translates to MEIKAIKTYENGFMTQAFAFGGEEGIDNFDSSIKYRSSIQNYLIDTGDEVILVDTDMPIEFPKQEVDESTTLFMGNRINDYLSALKELGYEKEDVTKILITHKHPDHTGELRHFPNAKIYLSKTEADEVDYDGDNLVPVEFKDGEYYNFKKSEKILEGIYLIEAIGHTIGNSIVIIENDGLFYMIHGDVTYTDEALYANKLSIVFEDVEKSRETLDAVREFIKNNPTVYLSTHTPLGYENLENKKVIDLENPPKSIYPNY; encoded by the coding sequence ATGGAAATAAAAGCAATTAAAACCTATGAAAATGGGTTTATGACACAAGCTTTTGCATTTGGTGGAGAAGAAGGAATAGACAACTTTGATTCTTCAATTAAATATAGGTCAAGTATTCAGAATTATTTAATAGATACTGGGGATGAAGTAATTTTAGTTGATACTGATATGCCTATTGAGTTTCCAAAACAAGAAGTTGATGAATCAACTACTTTATTTATGGGTAATAGAATCAATGATTATTTATCTGCTTTAAAAGAATTAGGTTATGAAAAAGAGGATGTTACTAAGATTTTAATAACTCATAAACATCCAGATCATACGGGAGAACTAAGACATTTTCCTAATGCAAAAATATATCTCTCAAAAACAGAAGCAGATGAAGTGGATTATGATGGAGATAATTTAGTGCCTGTTGAATTTAAAGATGGGGAATATTATAACTTTAAAAAATCAGAAAAAATACTTGAGGGTATATATTTAATTGAAGCTATTGGCCATACTATAGGTAACAGCATTGTAATTATAGAAAATGATGGTTTATTTTACATGATTCATGGTGATGTTACATATACTGATGAGGCATTGTATGCAAATAAGTTATCAATTGTTTTTGAAGATGTCGAAAAATCAAGAGAAACTTTAGATGCAGTACGTGAGTTTATTAAAAATAATCCAACAGTTTATTTATCAACACATACACCTCTTGGCTATGAAAATCTTGAAAATAAAAAAGTTATCGATTTAGAAAATCCTCCAAAGAGTATTTATCCAAATTATTAA
- a CDS encoding nitroreductase family protein — MNLEDTIYKRQSIRLYDDTPLDNQTLNEIRNFIENAKVLNPNIKWSYDILSTKNIRTIMRWKAPHYLVLFSEEKENYYQNIGFIFQQVDLFLQSKEIGTCWIGMASPKKYKNEDKNQKFIITIAFGKSPNNIKREINQFKRKDLDEISDKSDEKLVPAKLAPSASNSQPWYFTHNDDGSYDLYRVKLGIIRNKFVGKWNKIDTGIALAHLYVSNRDSFKFYKKDSPKELKGYYYDGSFII; from the coding sequence ATGAATCTTGAAGATACAATATACAAAAGACAATCTATTAGATTATATGATGATACACCATTAGATAATCAAACATTAAATGAAATAAGAAATTTCATAGAAAATGCAAAAGTATTAAATCCTAATATAAAATGGAGTTATGATATTCTTTCTACTAAAAATATCAGAACAATCATGCGATGGAAAGCACCACATTACTTAGTGCTATTTTCTGAGGAAAAGGAAAACTACTATCAAAATATTGGATTTATCTTCCAGCAAGTAGATTTATTCTTACAAAGTAAGGAAATTGGAACATGTTGGATAGGGATGGCAAGTCCTAAAAAATATAAAAATGAGGATAAAAATCAAAAATTTATAATTACAATAGCCTTTGGTAAATCACCTAACAATATCAAAAGAGAAATTAATCAGTTTAAAAGAAAAGATTTAGATGAAATATCTGATAAATCAGATGAAAAACTAGTCCCAGCAAAACTTGCACCATCTGCTTCAAATAGCCAACCTTGGTATTTTACACATAATGATGATGGTAGCTATGATTTATACAGAGTAAAACTTGGAATTATTAGAAATAAATTCGTAGGAAAATGGAATAAGATTGATACAGGAATAGCTTTAGCACATCTTTATGTATCTAATAGAGATAGTTTTAAATTCTATAAAAAGGACAGTCCTAAAGAGTTAAAAGGATATTATTATGATGGAAGCTTTATTATTTAA
- a CDS encoding winged helix-turn-helix transcriptional regulator codes for MTKDMITCPIENTLKLINRKWVIVLIRDMFTGKKHFKEFNENKPNLSNTVLAETLKFMENNNLIEKKKSLVNNKPSTEYYLRKKGSRLNRILYEMAIFGIDELECGDEGDLEIINMFKEYYAELLKV; via the coding sequence TTGACAAAAGATATGATTACTTGCCCAATTGAGAATACGTTGAAATTAATTAATCGTAAATGGGTAATTGTATTGATTAGAGATATGTTTACAGGTAAAAAACACTTTAAAGAATTTAATGAGAACAAACCAAACTTATCAAATACTGTTTTAGCCGAGACATTAAAATTTATGGAAAATAATAACCTAATTGAAAAAAAGAAATCTCTAGTTAATAATAAACCATCTACAGAATATTATCTAAGAAAAAAAGGTTCTAGATTAAATAGAATTTTATATGAAATGGCTATTTTTGGTATAGATGAGCTAGAATGTGGTGATGAAGGAGATTTAGAAATAATTAATATGTTTAAAGAATATTATGCTGAATTATTAAAAGTTTAA
- a CDS encoding MarR family winged helix-turn-helix transcriptional regulator, whose protein sequence is MVVPSQFNEENVESIRIYHFVEELVASFKNYIDEEFIDDDISMVELPFLLRIRFSDKGSQKDLVNLFKVSDGYTAKLLRRFELAGLIKRIEDPSNRRRKLVKLTDKGLKRTDKILKSIDYWEDAVMDGMNDDEKKVLKKALLKLVLNTEKL, encoded by the coding sequence ATGGTAGTACCTAGTCAGTTTAATGAAGAAAATGTAGAAAGTATTAGAATTTATCATTTTGTAGAAGAGTTAGTAGCTAGCTTTAAAAATTATATTGATGAAGAATTTATTGATGATGATATTAGTATGGTAGAGCTTCCATTTTTACTTAGAATAAGATTTTCAGATAAAGGTAGTCAAAAAGATTTAGTAAATTTATTTAAAGTAAGTGATGGATATACTGCAAAGCTTTTAAGGCGTTTTGAACTTGCTGGCCTTATTAAAAGAATCGAAGATCCATCTAATAGACGTAGAAAATTAGTTAAATTAACTGATAAGGGCCTTAAAAGAACTGATAAAATCCTAAAATCCATTGATTACTGGGAGGATGCAGTAATGGATGGAATGAATGATGATGAAAAGAAAGTTTTAAAAAAAGCTTTATTAAAATTAGTTTTAAACACGGAAAAACTTTAA
- the tfrA gene encoding fumarate reductase (CoM/CoB) subunit TfrA has product MEIKTIKTDVLIIGSGGAGCRAAIEVSNQGKEALIVSKGLSFRSGCTGMAEGGYNAALGLVDPEDSVESHIKDTLKGGSYLNDPKLVDILINESPDRLRDLEEYGALFDRQESGELNQRPFGGQTYRRTCFQGDRTGHEIMTALKEEIIKRDIKTVDEVMITALIKDDRNDILSKVIGAVGLDLKNSNIIYFQAKAVILASGGAGQLFPVTSNTTQKNGDGFALAWNLGADLIDMEEIQFHPTGMVYPDSRKGVLVTEAVRAEGGRLINSEGERFMGRYDDRMELATRDVVARSIYNEIMEGRGSEHGGVYLDLSHLDPDLIDEKLETMVLQFEDIGVDIKKEPMEVAPTAHHHMGGVKINEDGQSTVENLFACGEVCGGVHGANRLGGNALADTQVFGKRAGFAAALACDLSEIQYNFSDVEAEKDRIEGLIKEGSINPIDMKKEIQQLMWEKVSIVRNEQDLKSALERLIKMKEELKDLDVDDRTQFNESLLTALEVINMVEICILIVKSAILRRESRGAHFREDFPQTNDDIWKKSIIMGKSKIRFAKR; this is encoded by the coding sequence ATGGAAATTAAAACTATCAAAACTGATGTCTTGATTATAGGTTCTGGTGGTGCTGGTTGTAGAGCAGCAATAGAGGTATCTAATCAAGGAAAAGAAGCATTAATAGTTTCAAAGGGTCTTTCATTTAGATCTGGTTGTACTGGAATGGCTGAAGGAGGATATAATGCTGCACTTGGATTAGTAGATCCGGAAGATAGTGTAGAATCTCATATAAAAGACACCTTAAAAGGTGGTAGTTACCTTAATGACCCTAAATTAGTAGATATTTTAATTAATGAATCTCCAGATAGACTCCGTGACTTAGAAGAATATGGTGCATTATTTGATAGGCAAGAATCTGGAGAATTAAATCAAAGACCATTTGGTGGCCAAACTTATAGAAGAACATGCTTTCAAGGAGATAGAACTGGCCATGAAATAATGACTGCACTTAAAGAAGAAATCATTAAGCGTGATATTAAAACCGTCGATGAAGTAATGATTACAGCTCTTATTAAAGATGATAGAAATGATATCTTATCAAAGGTTATTGGTGCAGTTGGACTTGATTTAAAAAATTCTAATATTATCTATTTCCAAGCTAAAGCAGTTATTCTTGCAAGTGGTGGAGCTGGTCAATTATTCCCAGTAACTTCAAATACAACTCAAAAAAATGGAGATGGATTTGCACTTGCATGGAATCTTGGAGCAGATTTAATTGATATGGAAGAGATTCAATTTCACCCAACTGGAATGGTTTATCCAGACTCAAGAAAAGGTGTTCTTGTAACTGAAGCTGTAAGAGCTGAAGGTGGAAGGCTTATCAATAGTGAAGGTGAAAGATTCATGGGTCGTTACGACGACCGTATGGAGCTTGCTACCCGTGATGTTGTTGCAAGATCTATTTATAATGAAATCATGGAGGGAAGAGGTAGTGAACATGGTGGAGTTTACCTTGATTTAAGTCATCTCGACCCTGATTTAATTGATGAAAAGCTTGAAACTATGGTACTTCAATTTGAAGATATTGGTGTAGATATTAAAAAAGAGCCAATGGAAGTAGCACCAACTGCACACCACCATATGGGAGGGGTCAAAATCAACGAAGATGGCCAATCTACTGTTGAGAATCTCTTTGCCTGTGGTGAAGTCTGTGGAGGAGTTCATGGTGCAAACCGTCTTGGTGGAAATGCCTTAGCAGATACTCAAGTATTTGGTAAAAGGGCAGGATTTGCAGCTGCTCTTGCATGTGATTTATCTGAAATACAATATAACTTCAGTGATGTAGAGGCTGAAAAAGATAGAATTGAAGGTCTTATTAAGGAAGGTTCTATTAATCCAATAGATATGAAAAAAGAAATCCAACAACTAATGTGGGAGAAGGTGTCTATTGTTAGAAATGAACAAGATCTTAAATCAGCTCTAGAAAGGCTTATTAAAATGAAAGAAGAATTAAAAGATCTTGATGTTGATGATAGAACTCAATTTAATGAATCACTCCTAACTGCTCTTGAAGTAATTAATATGGTTGAAATTTGTATACTTATTGTAAAATCAGCGATACTTAGAAGAGAAAGTAGAGGAGCACACTTTAGAGAAGATTTCCCACAAACCAATGACGATATTTGGAAAAAGAGCATTATTATGGGAAAATCCAAAATTAGATTTGCTAAACGTTAA